Proteins from a single region of Shinella zoogloeoides:
- a CDS encoding nitroreductase family protein yields the protein MKTEIKLIDYLSTRRSIPAFQMGEPGPSKSEVEEMLKLASRVPDHGKLAPWRFIVYRGEARRRLSEELAKIAMGDKPDLAEDMVKVENTRLTRAPVVIAVVSRAAPHVKIPEWEQLMSAGAVCLNLVMAANAYGFASNWLSEWYAFDERAHGILGVNAGEKVAGFIHIGTPTVPPTERPRPELAEIVTWIGDDA from the coding sequence ATGAAAACCGAAATCAAGCTGATCGATTATCTTTCGACCCGCCGGTCGATCCCCGCCTTCCAGATGGGCGAACCCGGCCCCTCGAAAAGCGAGGTGGAGGAGATGCTGAAGCTCGCCTCGCGCGTGCCGGACCACGGCAAGCTCGCGCCCTGGCGCTTCATCGTCTATCGCGGCGAGGCGCGCCGGCGTCTCAGCGAGGAACTGGCGAAGATCGCGATGGGCGACAAGCCGGACCTCGCGGAAGACATGGTGAAGGTGGAGAACACGCGGCTTACCCGCGCACCCGTCGTGATCGCGGTGGTCAGCCGCGCGGCGCCGCATGTGAAGATTCCGGAATGGGAGCAGCTCATGTCGGCGGGCGCGGTCTGCCTCAACCTCGTCATGGCCGCCAACGCCTATGGTTTTGCGTCGAACTGGCTGTCGGAATGGTACGCCTTCGACGAGCGCGCCCATGGCATCCTCGGGGTGAATGCGGGCGAGAAGGTCGCCGGCTTCATCCATATCGGCACGCCGACCGTGCCGCCGACGGAGCGGCCGCGGCCGGAGCTGGCGGAAATCGTCACCTGGATCGGCGATGACGCCTGA